AAGCATGATGAGCAGCAAGGATCTTGGAAGTTCGTTCACTGATTTGATCATCTTCGTCATGGATCATTCCAGAATCCAGCTTCATCCATTCATCAAGAGTTATTGAAAGACCCATCACCCCATCAACATCATTGTCACCATCTTTAATATCCAACAGCTGTAATCCTCCAGCTCCTTCTAAACCAAGAGAACCGTTTATGTTCGCCCTCTTTCCTGCAAGTGCAGAAATTTCTCCTATTGCCTGGGGACTGATATTTGATGGTGCTTCCTCATCTGACATCCCAGATTGTATTCTTAACCCTTCTATTGAGAGTGCCTCGATCTTATCCATTGCTAATGGAGCAAGGTCTTCCAAATTTACATACTCTGAACCTGATTCTTTCATAATCGAGTTACTAGACCCGTGACCAGAGGAACCTCCTTTggcttttttccttttctttccagGGGGATCTAGCCCTAAGCTTGGTTCATGATGCATCAAAACCTGACTGTGTCAAGGCATCAAGAAATAAAAGAACGGATCAATTTTAAGTAAGTTGGACAGAAAAGGAAGAGAAAACAATTGTACATATGATATATATCCTAAAGCGAAATGACAAACCTCTCGGCTGCTTCGAGGCAGGGAGCGGCTTCCCATGATATTTGTTGCATTGTCTTCCCTGTAATATCCTCCAAGGGCATCAACTTATTAGCTTGCATTGAGAGCTTTTCAATCCCAATTGATGCCAACCCCTGTAATATATCCATTATCCCAGAACCCATCTCTGCGGGAACCACAACAGGACTAGAAACCTGCATAATCAAATTCCCGACATTCTTAGTGTTTTTAAAAAGTGATGGATTCATAGACCGCAAGAATCCTCCATCTTTTGTCTGTACAAATGGACCCAAACCTTCAGCAAGGGGAGGCAGTGCAAAATCTTCTGGAGGTAGACGAATTGGACTTCCAAATCCACCAGCACTATTAGGTGGAGAATGCTGGAAAGATTTCTCATTCAATCCCCATTCACGCATCAAAGCCTCTGTCTCCAAATCTTCCAACATTTTAGCGCTAGTTTTATTCCCATGATGTCCTGCTTCAGCAGGCTGCACAACTGGTGGCAATTCAAAATCTAAAGATGAGTCCCCAAATCCAGATCCAGTAGGCACGCTGTAACCAAATTCTGCCTCTTCTCCTTTTCCCATATCAAAATCGAATAAACCACCAGATAAAGCTTCCTTTTCAAACTGCCTCAACAAACGCTCCCTGGGTGAATCAGGTTCACTTTCTGAACTTACCCCGAATGGACTATGTTCTATCCCAAGCATAGCTAAGAACTCACTAGCAACAGTATCTGAAGAAGCATCATCAAAACTAAGGGATTTTCCTGACCTACTTGTTTTATAAGTTGATTTATACTCCATGTAATTTGCTGCCTCTAGAAAATCACCTTTAGATGGGGGAGACTCAAAGCCTTCTGATGTAAACATCGACAGGCTTTGAAAAGCGGAGTCCAGCTCCTCCATTATCGATTCTTTAGTTATGATGTTATTCTCCTTGGAACTGATATTATCCAGAAAATATTCTTCTTTGTCACTAGCACAATCGTCACTTTGGGGAATATTACTCATATCCTTTCCTAGTGTTATCCCATCGTCTGTACTGATGTTATCATTCTCCTTACTTGATTTTACTCCAGTACCATCATCGAGATCTACAGTTCCTTCTTCCAGCTTCACTTCTTCCTTCTCACACATTTCAATCCCATGCTCGATGACAGTAAACTCAGGAATTTCGCACTCGTCTCCAGAACATCCCTTCATGCACTCATACAAAGGATGTGAGTTTGGTTTCAGAAGATCATTTTGTTCAGAGAAAACCTCGGGCTCAGTCTTAGAATCATCCAAAGCTGCAGTCACCATTCCTTCATCAGATTCTGAACAAGGTAATGAGACTGAAGTAGAGAGGTCTAGCCTTGAATTTGGCAAAACCTCATGAAGTATCTTAACATCTTCTACAGATGATTGTGACGAGTGATAGGATTGCTCATTAGGTGTTGTCGGAAGACTTCCAGCACGGACAAGTGACTTTTCACCATCGCGAATACCAAACCCCTTCACACTTTTGGTAGTACTCAATCGATTCTGCTTTAAGTTCAACGCCACAGGAGGAGGATTCCTATTCCCACGTGATTCAACGTGATCATCCCCAACTATCACATACCCAAAACTAACATTTAAACTACCACCTTTACCTTTACCAGATAATTTGTAACTAGTCGTCCACTTCCCCGAGCTCTTCTCCTCCTCTAACTCCTCCAAGTTAAGCGGCAACAACCTAGTGAGATCAATCTGATGTTTCCCTAAGTCAAGAGCAGGATACCCAACCATCGATACAAACAACATTGAATGCTTTGCGTCATACTTTGCAGAATGATTCGGCCCACTGGCACTCCCATTAACAAAACATCTGTGCAGCAAAGTCTCTTCAAATTTAGCTACTCCGAGTACAACTTTAGAAGGAGACGTCTGTGTAGTTTCATCTCTCCTCTTCCAATGCACACAAAGACTCGTATCATCAAAATTCAACGACAAACCTTCAATTGCATGTACTTCAAGTGAAAAACAACAATTGAATCTTCGGCTTCGATTAGGCGCTAAAGCTTTCAATGGCTTCCAATTCCATATAGATGGTTTCTTCTCCTCCTTAACAGTTCTTGACTTCAACTTTGTTTCTGGATAACGAGCTTTACCCGCAGATTTCGATCGATTTTTATCAGATGCAGGCACCGAACCTCCCTTTGAAGGGCTTTTGTTCAAATACAGCGCTTGACTTATTGCTTCTATATCATGCAACAATCTCTTATCACTACTACTACTATTTTTCTTCCCCCCAGATTCAGTTTTCGCCAACATCATCTATCAAAAatgcaaatcaaaatcaaaattccaCACAAAAACTTAGCTTAATAACTAAAAATCATTCATGGGTTTTTGTTCATTTACGAGATCAACTCATACATTGACGTTTCTAAGTAAAAATACCCAAATCTTAAACAAAAACAGAGTACCCACACAAAccctaataacaaaaaaaaatcaatcgatttaacaaataatttcaaaattcaaaagaaacccATTTCATACCTGTAAGTGAGATTCAACTTCCTGTACCAAACCTCCAAAAACCCCTTTGATTACTACTTTAATTTCATCGTTTTTACCCAGAAACAGAGAGAAAGAAACCCAAAAATTTGAAATGGGTTATTTTCAGAAAAGAAAAACACCAGAGAAATGggtttttcttgttcttcttgatTATCTTATCATCATCACCGTTTCTCTCTCTCTGTAAAGAAAtcataagaaagaaaataatGGGGGGGTTGGGAGAAATAAATTTTTTGTCTCCCTTCTTCTAATTCTAATCTCTTGT
Above is a genomic segment from Papaver somniferum cultivar HN1 chromosome 10, ASM357369v1, whole genome shotgun sequence containing:
- the LOC113317519 gene encoding protein PLASTID MOVEMENT IMPAIRED 1-RELATED 1-like, translated to MMLAKTESGGKKNSSSSDKRLLHDIEAISQALYLNKSPSKGGSVPASDKNRSKSAGKARYPETKLKSRTVKEEKKPSIWNWKPLKALAPNRSRRFNCCFSLEVHAIEGLSLNFDDTSLCVHWKRRDETTQTSPSKVVLGVAKFEETLLHRCFVNGSASGPNHSAKYDAKHSMLFVSMVGYPALDLGKHQIDLTRLLPLNLEELEEEKSSGKWTTSYKLSGKGKGGSLNVSFGYVIVGDDHVESRGNRNPPPVALNLKQNRLSTTKSVKGFGIRDGEKSLVRAGSLPTTPNEQSYHSSQSSVEDVKILHEVLPNSRLDLSTSVSLPCSESDEGMVTAALDDSKTEPEVFSEQNDLLKPNSHPLYECMKGCSGDECEIPEFTVIEHGIEMCEKEEVKLEEGTVDLDDGTGVKSSKENDNISTDDGITLGKDMSNIPQSDDCASDKEEYFLDNISSKENNIITKESIMEELDSAFQSLSMFTSEGFESPPSKGDFLEAANYMEYKSTYKTSRSGKSLSFDDASSDTVASEFLAMLGIEHSPFGVSSESEPDSPRERLLRQFEKEALSGGLFDFDMGKGEEAEFGYSVPTGSGFGDSSLDFELPPVVQPAEAGHHGNKTSAKMLEDLETEALMREWGLNEKSFQHSPPNSAGGFGSPIRLPPEDFALPPLAEGLGPFVQTKDGGFLRSMNPSLFKNTKNVGNLIMQVSSPVVVPAEMGSGIMDILQGLASIGIEKLSMQANKLMPLEDITGKTMQQISWEAAPCLEAAESQVLMHHEPSLGLDPPGKKRKKAKGGSSGHGSSNSIMKESGSEYVNLEDLAPLAMDKIEALSIEGLRIQSGMSDEEAPSNISPQAIGEISALAGKRANINGSLGLEGAGGLQLLDIKDGDNDVDGVMGLSITLDEWMKLDSGMIHDEDDQISERTSKILAAHHASSTELFNGGGRGDKKRGKGKKCGLLGNNFTVALMVQLRDPLRNYEPVGTPMLALIQVERVFVPPKPRLYVTVSENPKNEDDDDETATVVEVLKDDKKEEKKEVEEEVIPQFKITEVHVAGLKTDPGKNKPWGSKSQQQSGSRWLLASGMGKSNKNPLMKSKVVAKSSAPQVTTTATVQPGDTLWSISSRVHGDGSKWKDLAKLNPHIRNPNVIFPNETIRLR